A single window of Coleofasciculus chthonoplastes PCC 7420 DNA harbors:
- a CDS encoding ABC transporter permease, protein MNWWQKLKKNPLARFGAIVLLIFYLAVIAADFVAPYDPYVSQPNGSLLPPTQVYWRTPEGRFIGPHVYPTTQGPTDLETGERELMVDWQSPSPIRLFVQGSGYQFLQLRFPLPPNFEEVEIFGGIPMNLHLFGTIGEGKLNLLGTDEQGRDQFSRLVYGGRISLSIGLVGIAISFPLGLIIGGISGYFGGWIDAMLMRLVEVMMTIPTLYLLVALASVLPPGLTSAQRFLLIVLITSFIGWSGLARVIRGQVLSIKEREFVQASQAMGAKPLYIIVRHVLPQTATYVIISATLAVPSFIVAESVLSLIGLGIQQPDPSWGNLLSLATNASILVLQPWLIWPPAALIILTVLAFNLLGDGLRDALDPRSLQR, encoded by the coding sequence ATGAACTGGTGGCAAAAACTGAAAAAGAACCCCTTGGCTCGGTTTGGCGCGATCGTGCTATTGATTTTTTACCTTGCCGTAATTGCGGCTGATTTTGTCGCGCCTTATGACCCGTATGTCTCCCAACCCAATGGTTCCCTGTTGCCACCCACCCAAGTTTACTGGCGCACTCCCGAAGGCAGGTTTATTGGTCCCCATGTCTACCCAACCACCCAAGGACCAACGGATTTAGAGACGGGGGAACGAGAACTGATGGTGGATTGGCAAAGTCCGTCCCCCATCCGTTTATTTGTTCAAGGTTCGGGATACCAGTTTCTGCAACTGCGTTTCCCCTTACCCCCCAACTTTGAAGAGGTGGAGATATTTGGCGGAATTCCGATGAACTTGCACTTGTTCGGCACGATTGGTGAAGGCAAACTGAATCTATTAGGGACGGATGAGCAAGGTCGGGATCAATTCAGTCGTTTGGTGTATGGGGGGCGAATTAGTCTGAGTATCGGTTTAGTGGGAATTGCCATCTCTTTTCCGCTGGGTTTAATTATCGGTGGAATTTCTGGCTATTTCGGGGGGTGGATTGATGCCATGTTGATGCGCCTCGTGGAAGTGATGATGACGATTCCCACTCTATACCTACTCGTGGCATTAGCGTCAGTGTTACCACCAGGACTAACCAGCGCCCAACGATTTTTGTTAATTGTTTTAATTACCTCGTTTATTGGCTGGTCTGGATTAGCCCGGGTGATTCGCGGACAGGTGTTATCGATTAAAGAACGAGAATTTGTCCAAGCATCTCAGGCGATGGGGGCTAAACCCCTTTACATTATTGTCCGCCATGTGCTGCCCCAAACGGCAACCTATGTGATTATCTCAGCCACTCTCGCCGTCCCCAGCTTTATTGTGGCGGAATCGGTGCTGAGTTTAATCGGTCTGGGTATTCAGCAACCTGACCCGTCTTGGGGAAATTTGCTATCCTTGGCAACGAATGCTTCGATTTTGGTACTACAACCCTGGTTAATTTGGCCCCCCGCCGCGCTGATTATCTTGACCGTGTTAGCCTTTAACTTGCTGGGGGATGGTCTACGGGATGCCCTTGATCCTCGGAGTTTGCAGCGCTAG
- a CDS encoding ribulose bisphosphate carboxylase small subunit — translation MVVRSYAAPPTPWSKSLAEPKIHESAYVHSFSNIIGDVIIAENVLISPGTSIRADEGGPFYIAAGSNIQDGVVIHGLEGSRVLGDDKKAYSVWIGQNTSITHLCLIHGPAYIGDDCFIGFRSTVFNARIGHGCIIMMHALVQDVEIPPGKYIPSGAVINNQQQADRLPDVQEEDLTFAHNLIACNDALRSGYQCAEDEACIAPIRKERLQASDSDQENGNQPSRRSSYSYSSMPSFTAINSDLQKQIRQLLAQGYRIGAEYADERRFRTSSWKSAIAIHSDRESEVLDALSDCLTEHEGEYVRLIGIDPKAKRRVMEEIIQRPGDQPSKSTPAKASSSYRYSQPAASKNRQVSRSQPQLESDLQQTVVGLVAQGYGVGLEYADERRFRTSSWKSAMSIQSNRESEVMDAIIDCVTDHEGEYVRLIGIDPNVKRRVLQEIIQRPDSKALTTGTSVSSNGRRDRTSTKTSVSAPSKADSVSPADTSLSQEAIDQVRGLLAQGYKIGTEHADKRRFRTSSWQSCAPIESNQVSEVVEGLEGCMAEHSGEYVRLIGIDPKAKRRVLETLIQKPS, via the coding sequence ATGGTAGTTCGTAGCTACGCGGCACCCCCGACCCCTTGGTCAAAAAGTTTGGCGGAACCCAAAATTCACGAAAGTGCCTACGTCCACTCCTTTTCTAACATTATCGGAGATGTCATAATCGCCGAAAATGTTCTGATTTCTCCGGGGACTTCCATTCGAGCAGACGAAGGTGGACCGTTTTACATTGCCGCTGGCTCGAATATTCAAGATGGAGTGGTGATTCATGGCTTAGAAGGTTCGCGAGTGTTGGGGGATGACAAAAAAGCTTACTCCGTCTGGATTGGTCAGAATACCTCGATTACTCATCTATGCCTGATTCACGGTCCAGCCTACATTGGAGATGATTGCTTTATTGGCTTTCGCTCCACCGTGTTTAATGCTCGCATCGGTCATGGCTGTATCATCATGATGCACGCCTTGGTGCAAGATGTGGAAATTCCGCCGGGGAAATATATACCCTCTGGAGCAGTCATTAATAACCAGCAGCAAGCGGATAGATTGCCCGATGTCCAAGAGGAGGATCTCACGTTTGCTCATAATCTGATCGCATGCAACGATGCATTGCGATCAGGGTATCAGTGTGCAGAGGATGAAGCTTGTATTGCGCCAATCCGCAAGGAGAGGCTTCAAGCCTCTGACTCTGATCAGGAAAATGGAAATCAACCTTCTCGTCGTTCTTCTTATTCTTATAGTTCCATGCCTTCATTTACAGCCATAAATTCAGACCTGCAGAAACAAATTCGTCAACTGTTAGCTCAAGGATATCGGATTGGTGCCGAATATGCAGATGAGCGACGCTTCCGGACCAGTTCTTGGAAAAGTGCGATCGCGATTCACTCAGATCGTGAATCAGAGGTGCTTGATGCTCTGAGCGATTGCTTAACCGAACATGAGGGCGAATATGTTCGCCTGATTGGGATTGACCCGAAAGCCAAACGGCGGGTGATGGAAGAAATTATCCAAAGACCCGGTGATCAGCCGTCCAAGTCCACCCCAGCGAAAGCATCTTCGAGTTATCGTTACAGTCAACCTGCGGCGAGCAAAAACCGTCAAGTTTCCCGTTCACAACCCCAACTGGAGTCTGATCTTCAGCAAACGGTGGTGGGACTGGTCGCTCAAGGTTATGGGGTTGGTTTAGAATATGCCGATGAGCGGCGCTTCCGCACCAGTTCTTGGAAGAGCGCGATGTCGATTCAATCCAATCGGGAATCGGAGGTGATGGACGCGATTATCGACTGTGTAACCGACCATGAGGGCGAGTACGTGCGCTTGATTGGGATTGACCCCAATGTGAAACGACGGGTGCTGCAAGAAATTATTCAACGACCGGATAGTAAAGCCTTGACAACAGGGACATCGGTCTCCTCAAATGGTCGGCGCGATCGCACCAGCACCAAAACCTCGGTATCAGCACCCTCAAAAGCGGATTCTGTATCACCTGCGGATACGTCTTTGAGTCAAGAGGCGATTGATCAAGTCCGGGGTTTGTTAGCTCAAGGCTACAAAATTGGTACCGAACACGCCGACAAGCGTCGCTTCCGCACCAGTTCCTGGCAAAGCTGCGCTCCCATCGAATCAAATCAGGTTTCTGAGGTGGTTGAGGGGTTAGAAGGCTGTATGGCTGAACATAGCGGGGAATATGTGCGTCTGATTGGCATTGATCCAAAAGCCAAGCGGCGTGTCTTGGAAACCCTGATTCAAAAACCAAGTTGA
- a CDS encoding RNA-guided endonuclease InsQ/TnpB family protein, protein MLLGFKTELKLNNKQRKLLAKHSGVTRHAWNWGLGLTHQILDHNRDNPEDKIKFPTGIDLHKWLVALVKPVCPWYYEVSKCAPQYALRQLAEAWKRAFKKTSKPPRFKKKGRGDSFTLDGSIKLDHFKIRVPKIGWLRTYERLPDAYQPKSVTISRTADRWFISFKLEIEPFNTHKPYPVVGVDLGVKALAVLSTGIVVEGAKSYRKHEKKLSRWQWLNRHKVKGSNNWRKAQVKIARLHRQIANIRKDTLHKLTSYLAKNHSRIGIENLNVSGMMANHKLAKAIADGSPVLRVIIKSYELSQSPTV, encoded by the coding sequence ATGCTATTAGGATTCAAAACCGAGTTAAAGCTGAATAACAAGCAAAGGAAGCTATTAGCCAAGCACTCCGGTGTTACCCGTCATGCTTGGAACTGGGGACTAGGCTTAACTCACCAGATACTTGACCATAACCGGGACAATCCAGAGGACAAGATAAAATTCCCTACTGGCATTGACCTACACAAATGGTTGGTGGCACTGGTTAAGCCTGTCTGTCCCTGGTATTATGAAGTGAGCAAATGCGCTCCTCAGTATGCACTTAGGCAATTGGCTGAGGCTTGGAAACGGGCATTTAAGAAGACAAGCAAGCCACCCAGGTTTAAGAAGAAAGGGCGGGGCGATAGCTTTACCCTAGATGGGTCAATCAAGCTAGACCACTTCAAGATTAGAGTACCTAAGATTGGTTGGCTGAGGACGTATGAGCGATTGCCTGATGCTTATCAACCCAAGTCTGTGACCATATCCAGAACGGCTGATCGCTGGTTTATCAGTTTTAAGCTGGAGATTGAGCCATTCAATACCCATAAACCCTACCCCGTTGTGGGGGTGGACTTAGGCGTAAAAGCACTAGCCGTTTTGTCTACAGGTATCGTGGTAGAGGGAGCGAAAAGTTACCGCAAGCATGAGAAAAAGCTATCGCGTTGGCAATGGCTCAACCGCCATAAAGTCAAAGGCTCGAACAACTGGAGGAAAGCCCAAGTCAAGATAGCTAGGCTCCATCGCCAGATAGCCAACATCCGAAAAGACACCCTGCACAAGCTCACATCCTATCTAGCCAAAAACCACAGCAGAATAGGGATAGAGAACCTTAACGTGTCTGGCATGATGGCTAATCATAAGCTGGCTAAAGCTATTGCTGATGGCTCTCCCGTACTTAGGGTGATAATAAAGTCTTATGAATTAAGCCAAAGTCCCACGGTGTAA
- a CDS encoding carbon dioxide-concentrating mechanism protein CcmK has translation MSIAVGMVETLGFPAVVEAADAMVKAARVTLVGYEKIGSGRVTVIVRGDVSEVQASVAAGVDNVKRVNGGQVLSTHIIARPHENLEYVLPIRYTEDVEQFRESTNAIRPLNRP, from the coding sequence ATGTCAATCGCCGTTGGAATGGTAGAAACCCTCGGCTTTCCTGCTGTCGTCGAAGCCGCTGACGCCATGGTGAAAGCCGCCCGTGTCACCTTAGTCGGGTATGAAAAAATCGGTAGTGGTCGGGTTACGGTTATCGTCCGGGGCGATGTGTCGGAAGTCCAAGCCTCTGTAGCCGCTGGTGTGGATAACGTCAAGCGCGTCAATGGGGGTCAGGTTCTATCCACTCACATTATTGCTCGCCCTCATGAAAACCTAGAGTACGTGCTGCCGATTCGGTACACTGAAGACGTAGAACAGTTCCGAGAAAGCACGAATGCCATCCGTCCGCTTAACCGTCCCTAA
- a CDS encoding BMC domain-containing protein, with the protein MESYNPGIIPHTPSTQRNRFRHSSLGLVSTLSFPVIVSTADAMLKASGVTLIGFEKIGSGHCTAIVRGATAEVRIAVQAGVEHAKREGRLLSSLVIPRPFPNLEVVLPLGSHLLEDVQQQTRSRHSSQALGLLETRGFPAIVGAADAMLKAANVELTGYETIGAGLCTVIIRGRVAEVAMALQVGMAEAQRIGELVAVTVITRPLEDLEQALPLASYFIEEEETPEPLRLPVEVKETEKELVELPDLDKLPAPTKEIDF; encoded by the coding sequence ATGGAGTCATACAACCCTGGAATTATCCCCCACACCCCTTCTACTCAACGAAATCGCTTTCGTCATTCCTCTTTGGGTTTGGTGTCTACGCTCAGTTTTCCCGTGATTGTAAGTACGGCTGATGCGATGCTCAAGGCGTCTGGAGTGACGTTAATCGGATTTGAAAAAATTGGCAGTGGTCATTGTACGGCAATTGTGCGCGGCGCTACAGCAGAAGTGCGGATTGCGGTGCAAGCTGGGGTTGAACATGCTAAACGAGAAGGTCGATTATTGTCCTCCTTGGTAATTCCTCGACCGTTCCCAAACTTGGAGGTTGTCTTACCTCTGGGTTCTCATTTGCTAGAAGATGTGCAACAGCAGACGCGATCGCGCCATAGTTCCCAAGCCCTGGGACTTCTAGAAACTCGCGGTTTTCCCGCGATCGTCGGTGCAGCGGATGCGATGCTCAAAGCAGCAAATGTGGAACTGACGGGTTACGAAACCATTGGCGCGGGCTTATGTACCGTGATTATCCGGGGTCGGGTAGCGGAAGTCGCCATGGCGCTGCAAGTGGGTATGGCAGAAGCCCAACGGATTGGGGAACTGGTTGCTGTCACGGTGATTACTCGACCGTTAGAGGATCTCGAACAAGCCCTACCCTTGGCAAGTTACTTCATTGAAGAGGAAGAAACCCCTGAACCCCTACGATTGCCTGTTGAGGTCAAGGAAACAGAGAAGGAATTAGTCGAACTCCCTGATTTAGATAAATTGCCCGCGCCGACTAAAGAAATTGACTTCTGA
- a CDS encoding LysR family transcriptional regulator, with protein MKQATLHQLKVFEAVARHNSFTRAAEELFLTQPTVSMQVKQLTRAVGVPLFDQVGKRLYLTQAGEELVKTCRAIFENLDQFEMTIADLQGLKQGRLRVSVITTAKYFIPRLLGPFCRRYPGIDVSLQVTNHEYILGRLNDNADDLYVMSQLPDLDITYEAILDNPLVVIAPADHPLVNETNIPLERLAEEPFIMREPGSGTRKAVQELFDSRDIELKVQLDLGSNEAIKQAIAGGLGISVLSRHTLALEGICNQLTILDVEEFPIERYWYAVYPNGKQLSIVARTFLDYLLTEGKDFAQKTALRRTLPQAQSNGTLPPSAANSEDQGHPVDHPPAS; from the coding sequence TTGAAGCAAGCCACGCTGCATCAGCTCAAAGTCTTTGAAGCCGTTGCTCGACATAATAGCTTTACTCGTGCTGCTGAAGAACTATTTCTCACCCAACCGACGGTGTCCATGCAGGTGAAACAGCTGACCCGAGCGGTTGGTGTTCCCTTATTTGATCAAGTAGGCAAACGTCTTTATCTTACCCAAGCCGGAGAGGAACTCGTCAAGACCTGTCGTGCCATATTTGAGAATTTAGACCAGTTTGAGATGACTATTGCCGATTTGCAAGGTCTGAAACAGGGACGCCTGCGGGTGTCGGTGATCACAACCGCTAAATATTTTATTCCCCGGTTACTCGGTCCATTTTGTCGGCGTTATCCAGGAATCGATGTATCGCTTCAGGTGACCAATCATGAATATATTCTGGGTCGTCTGAATGACAATGCCGATGACTTGTATGTAATGAGTCAACTCCCGGATCTGGATATTACCTACGAAGCCATTCTGGACAATCCCCTGGTTGTCATCGCCCCAGCGGATCATCCGTTGGTGAATGAAACCAATATTCCTTTAGAGCGTTTGGCAGAGGAACCTTTTATTATGAGAGAACCTGGATCAGGAACGCGCAAGGCGGTGCAAGAACTATTTGATTCCCGTGATATTGAGTTAAAAGTGCAGCTTGACTTAGGCAGCAATGAAGCCATTAAACAAGCGATCGCGGGAGGGTTAGGCATTTCGGTTTTATCCCGTCATACCTTAGCCTTAGAGGGCATCTGTAACCAACTGACCATTTTAGATGTGGAAGAATTCCCGATTGAACGATACTGGTATGCGGTTTACCCAAATGGCAAACAACTCTCCATTGTCGCTCGCACCTTTCTCGATTATCTGCTCACCGAAGGCAAAGACTTTGCCCAAAAGACTGCCCTACGCCGAACCTTGCCACAAGCGCAATCCAATGGAACTCTTCCCCCTAGCGCTGCAAACTCCGAGGATCAAGGGCATCCCGTAGACCATCCCCCAGCAAGTTAA
- a CDS encoding NAD(P)H-quinone oxidoreductase subunit F, with protein MTEFLNQTMWLVPFYGLIGAILSLPWATGVIRRTGPRPAAYLNILMTLFACIHGLVIFQSAVNQPMVNEFVFDWLQVGSVNFSFALEVSPVSTGAAEVVTSLCLLAQLYALGYMEKDWALARFFALMGFFEGAMSGIALSNSLLLSYALLEMLTLSTYLLVGFWYAQPLVVTAARDAFLTKRVGDMLLLMGVVTLGSLAGSLNFNNLYDWAGTANLPPILATLLGLALIAGPLGKCAQFPLHLWLDEAMEGPNPASVLRNSLVVCCGAYVLIKLLPILALSPVTLSVLVVIGTITAIGASLVAIAQIDIKRSLSHTTSAYLGLVFIAVGTGRADIAAALLLAHAFAKALLFMSTGSIILTTSNQNLTEMGGLWSRMPATTSAFVVGTAGMIGLLPLGGYWALSKGINSLWADSPGLVATFIVVNGITALGLTRVFRLAFLGNPQPKTRRTPEVLWTMALPMVGLTLMTLGMPLLLQWLNLLPVAKYEYLIEVPQLLLFGSSVVGCGIGGLMDLHRTGLRSILLPVRFLQDLLAYDFYVDRFYNLTVVFAVDLFSKLTDWIDRNIVDGAVNLIGLVTVVGGQSLKYSVSGKSQFYLFTILIGVSLLALLMSWPLSQWDWERWLFLIGQ; from the coding sequence ATGACAGAGTTTCTGAATCAGACAATGTGGTTAGTGCCGTTTTATGGGTTAATTGGCGCCATTTTAAGCTTACCTTGGGCAACAGGCGTGATTCGTCGCACGGGTCCGCGTCCGGCTGCCTATCTTAACATATTAATGACGCTTTTTGCCTGTATTCACGGTTTGGTAATCTTCCAGTCTGCCGTAAATCAGCCGATGGTGAACGAGTTTGTATTTGACTGGCTGCAAGTTGGCAGCGTCAATTTCTCCTTCGCCCTAGAAGTTTCGCCTGTAAGTACAGGTGCGGCAGAGGTGGTGACCAGCCTCTGCCTGTTGGCGCAACTGTATGCCCTAGGATACATGGAAAAAGACTGGGCATTAGCCCGCTTTTTTGCCTTAATGGGATTCTTTGAAGGGGCGATGAGTGGAATTGCCTTGAGTAATTCCCTACTCTTGAGCTATGCCCTGTTGGAAATGCTCACCCTCTCCACCTACTTACTCGTTGGCTTTTGGTATGCTCAACCCTTAGTGGTTACCGCTGCACGAGATGCCTTTTTAACCAAGCGGGTGGGTGACATGTTGCTGTTAATGGGGGTTGTCACCCTGGGAAGCCTCGCGGGTAGCTTAAACTTTAATAACTTATACGATTGGGCAGGAACAGCAAACCTTCCCCCCATCCTCGCCACCTTGCTGGGATTAGCCTTAATTGCCGGACCCCTAGGGAAATGCGCTCAATTTCCCTTGCATTTGTGGTTAGATGAAGCGATGGAAGGACCAAACCCCGCCTCCGTCTTGCGGAATTCGCTGGTCGTCTGCTGTGGGGCGTATGTGTTGATAAAACTGCTGCCGATTTTAGCCCTATCCCCAGTCACCTTATCCGTGTTAGTGGTAATTGGCACGATCACGGCGATTGGTGCATCTTTAGTCGCCATTGCCCAAATTGATATTAAGCGATCGCTCTCCCATACCACCAGTGCCTATTTAGGGTTGGTGTTTATCGCCGTGGGAACCGGACGCGCCGATATTGCAGCGGCGTTACTCCTCGCCCACGCCTTTGCCAAAGCCCTATTATTTATGAGTACGGGTTCAATTATTCTCACAACCAGTAACCAAAATCTCACCGAGATGGGCGGCTTATGGTCACGGATGCCCGCCACAACCAGTGCCTTTGTCGTCGGAACAGCGGGGATGATTGGACTATTGCCCCTGGGGGGGTATTGGGCGTTAAGTAAAGGGATTAATTCTCTCTGGGCAGATTCACCTGGATTAGTGGCAACGTTTATCGTGGTGAATGGGATTACCGCCCTGGGATTAACTCGTGTCTTTCGTTTAGCTTTTTTAGGCAATCCTCAGCCGAAAACCCGCCGCACCCCAGAAGTCTTGTGGACCATGGCGTTACCGATGGTGGGGTTAACGTTGATGACATTGGGGATGCCTTTGTTGCTGCAATGGTTAAACTTGTTACCCGTAGCCAAGTATGAGTACCTGATTGAAGTCCCCCAACTGTTATTATTTGGTTCCAGCGTAGTGGGTTGTGGGATTGGCGGTTTAATGGACTTACACAGAACGGGATTGCGATCAATTCTCTTACCTGTGAGATTTTTGCAAGACCTTTTAGCTTATGATTTTTACGTCGATCGATTCTACAATTTGACGGTTGTGTTTGCAGTTGACCTATTTTCTAAACTGACGGATTGGATTGACCGTAATATTGTCGATGGTGCGGTAAATTTAATCGGTTTGGTGACTGTGGTTGGCGGTCAATCGTTGAAATATAGTGTGTCGGGGAAGTCTCAGTTTTACTTGTTCACGATTCTGATTGGTGTCAGTTTATTGGCACTGTTAATGAGTTGGCCCCTCAGTCAGTGGGATTGGGAACGGTGGTTGTTTCTGATTGGACAATAA
- a CDS encoding EutN/CcmL family microcompartment protein yields MQIARVRGTVVSTCKEPSLRGVKFLLVQFMDEEGKPLPNYEVAADVVGAGVDEWVLVSCGSAARQVGESDKRPIDAMVVGIIDTVSVDNHILYSKKDQYR; encoded by the coding sequence ATGCAAATTGCCAGAGTGCGGGGGACAGTCGTTAGTACTTGTAAAGAACCCAGCCTGAGAGGTGTAAAATTTCTCTTAGTACAGTTTATGGATGAAGAGGGTAAACCTCTACCTAACTACGAAGTGGCAGCAGATGTCGTCGGTGCGGGTGTGGATGAGTGGGTTTTGGTGAGTTGTGGCAGCGCAGCCCGTCAGGTGGGTGAAAGTGATAAGCGCCCTATTGATGCTATGGTAGTGGGGATTATCGACACCGTTAGTGTAGATAATCACATTCTCTACAGTAAAAAAGATCAATATCGATAG
- a CDS encoding carbon dioxide-concentrating mechanism protein CcmK yields MPIAVGMIETKGFPAVVEAADAMVKAARVTLVGYEKIGSARVTVIVRGDVSEVQASVAAGVESANRVNGGEVVSTHIIARPHENLEYVLPIRYSEAVEQFRSY; encoded by the coding sequence GTGCCAATTGCTGTAGGAATGATTGAAACCAAAGGGTTTCCGGCTGTCGTCGAAGCCGCCGATGCCATGGTGAAAGCTGCCCGTGTCACCTTGGTCGGGTATGAAAAAATTGGTAGTGCGCGGGTCACGGTTATTGTTCGGGGCGATGTCTCAGAAGTTCAAGCGTCCGTCGCTGCTGGCGTAGAATCTGCCAATCGGGTCAATGGGGGTGAAGTCGTATCCACCCACATCATTGCTCGTCCCCACGAAAACTTGGAATACGTTCTACCAATTCGATATAGCGAAGCCGTGGAGCAATTCCGATCCTATTAG
- a CDS encoding Npun_R2479 family HD domain-containing metalloprotein has product MFNATEILINSFVQRLRDGYHRTYGGLKTDFEDIIAWAGSMAMENIANSDALYHNVEHSILVTLVGQEILRGKHIREGGVTPEDWLHFIISLVCHDIGYVKGVCRQDRETERLYATGKNGEMVHLPPGATDASLTPHHVDRAKLFTDERFGGHKLIDAELIKLNIELTRFPVPKEGDHRDTLNYPGLIRASDLIGQLSDPRYLKKISSLFYEFEETGVNQALGYEHPGDLRAGYSRFYWNGVFPFIQEALRYLSLTQEGKQITANLYSNVFVVEHEKNEEQHRQLAQQLNS; this is encoded by the coding sequence ATGTTTAACGCAACAGAAATTCTCATAAACTCATTTGTCCAAAGACTCCGGGATGGCTACCACCGGACTTACGGGGGGCTGAAAACCGACTTTGAGGACATTATTGCTTGGGCAGGCAGTATGGCAATGGAAAATATTGCCAACAGCGATGCCCTGTATCATAATGTCGAGCATTCTATCCTCGTCACCTTAGTCGGTCAGGAGATTCTCCGAGGCAAGCATATCCGTGAAGGTGGCGTCACACCAGAAGATTGGTTGCACTTTATCATTTCTCTGGTTTGCCACGACATTGGCTATGTGAAAGGAGTCTGTCGTCAGGATCGCGAAACTGAACGACTTTATGCGACGGGCAAAAATGGTGAGATGGTGCATCTGCCTCCTGGCGCTACCGATGCCTCCCTAACGCCTCATCATGTTGATCGGGCGAAACTGTTTACGGATGAGCGATTTGGCGGTCACAAACTGATTGACGCGGAACTGATTAAGCTCAATATTGAACTGACTCGTTTCCCGGTTCCTAAAGAAGGGGATCATCGAGATACCCTGAATTATCCCGGTTTGATTCGTGCCTCTGACTTAATTGGTCAGCTTTCTGATCCGCGCTATCTCAAGAAAATTAGCTCTCTATTCTACGAATTTGAAGAAACGGGTGTCAACCAAGCCTTAGGCTATGAGCATCCTGGCGACCTTCGCGCGGGTTATTCCAGGTTTTACTGGAATGGAGTATTTCCCTTTATCCAGGAAGCCCTGCGTTACCTGTCCCTCACCCAAGAGGGTAAGCAAATCACCGCCAACCTCTACTCCAATGTGTTTGTTGTCGAACACGAAAAGAACGAAGAACAACACCGACAACTCGCCCAGCAGCTTAATTCTTAA